The genomic region CATGCCCAAAATCTACAGGTGGAATGCAATCTAATGTGTTTAAATTGTTAGTTTTAGACTTGTtatgtacatacatacatatacacgtgtgtgtgtgcgtgcatACTTCAACTTTAACAGCCTTTTtaagaaatgaaataattatgtattttaacaatttcacTAGGCTTAATATAATTGTTTGTGGGCATTAGAGTTATTTATGAAGACTTAATTCTGTGGAATATTGTTGCACTCTTTGCAGTATGGAGCCTGGGATCGATGAGGAGCCAGAGATTGTGCGCCCTGGTCCAGAAGATCCTTCATTGTTGACGCGACAACGAAATCATCGAtcagaggacatttggaatggcgaggtgaaatatctagttttaacaactgctttaatttttacgttgtctttgacttttagcAAGTTCTTTGAAAGTTGTATATCTAATTCTAACGaccgctataatttttatccattttacaGGACTCGGGCTCACTTACATGCCGTGGTCGCGCTAAGGAGATGGCAAAGATAACGATGCAAGATAATCGGGTGATTGATATTATCAAGTTGGTGGGGTTAGAAGGATTGTTTAGGGTCCCTtccagagagatagatcattgcctaatatcggccctagttgagcgatggcggccggagactcatacgttccatcttccacatggtgagatgtcaatcaccctagaagatgtggaggtcattttcggacttcctatagacggtgaggtcttggttgggccgactACTGTGGTGGATGGGAATTGGAGGCAACTGTGCgtggagttgcttggttttggCGTTCCGgagaatgacaacaaaactttggtggggcaaagaattctcattAGCCGCCTTGTTGAGCGCATTGCAGAGCCACTGCCTCATGATGCAACGGAGGAGCAAGTACATCAGTATGCccggtgctatattttagcaCTACTAGGGGATAAGATTTTCATGGATAAGtcgggagatagggtgcatctGATGTTCTTGGAGTTCCTACGGAACCTTCATGATCCGCCaaagtatagttggggtagtggttgcCTGGCATGGTTGTATAGAGAGTTGTGCCGGGCAAGTGATAAAGAGGCATCGCAGATTGGTGGGGCGTTGCAattggtccagtattgggcatgggcgaggttgccattcttgtgcccgaGGATAGAGCCTCCACCTGGATGCgattatgg from Castanea sativa cultivar Marrone di Chiusa Pesio chromosome 11, ASM4071231v1 harbors:
- the LOC142615796 gene encoding serine/threonine-protein phosphatase 7 long form homolog; amino-acid sequence: MEPGIDEEPEIVRPGPEDPSLLTRQRNHRSEDIWNGEDSGSLTCRGRAKEMAKITMQDNRVIDIIKLVGLEGLFRVPSREIDHCLISALVERWRPETHTFHLPHGEMSITLEDVEVIFGLPIDGEVLVGPTTVVDGNWRQLCVELLGFGVPENDNKTLVGQRILISRLVERIAEPLPHDATEEQVHQYARCYILALLGDKIFMDKSGDRVHLMFLEFLRNLHDPPKYSWGSGCLAWLYRELCRASDKEASQIGGALQLVQYWAWARLPFLCPRIEPPPGCDYGPWPKAPLAFKWVRVPSPKSRPSGTALIHYREQLARMQPDQIIWQPYEADFGHLPDFCVAGRDTWTARVPLVCFCIVETHHPDRVLRQFGLAQERPDHVVYDDRLHRIDLRGKVEKNWREEHGPYILTWDTRQQRVCHAPPQIGEMPRNHDYYRWYRSVTRKYVDRNSAKLDIMIESHLALLEMLPVGSRAHNHVRRVLNNVAGLGGGLAANGQANNGHETESTATATPSTNPAP